In the Primulina tabacum isolate GXHZ01 chromosome 7, ASM2559414v2, whole genome shotgun sequence genome, aaaaaaaatacatttagaACAAGCATTTCTATCTCTCTCACACATCATTTTCTGTTTCTATGACGTATCTGTATATTAACATCTCCAGTTGTCCAATTCCCGTGTGTTTGACTTTCTTAATGCCtaaatttacatttattaacaTCTCCAGTTGTCCAATTCCCGTGTGTTTGACTGTCTTAATTCCTAAAATTACATTTATTATTATAACATGTTCATTTCTTGGTTCTGCTTATGTGCTCTTTTCTAAAAATTCTCTTCGGACTTTTTAAAATACCATACATACAGACTTCTAGTAATACCTATGGACAATGAGCGAATGAGCAGAAAGCCAAACGCGTGGTGGAAAGAATAGAGCGAAATAGTCAATAATGCCAGCGCGGAAGATGAGAAAATACCAACCGCATTCACACACAAACAAGAGAAGGAAATGTTCAATCCCATCTCAAGAATTGAGGAAAAGAGATAAAAATAAAGCTCCAAATCCAGAAGTTGTTGAAAATTCAACTGTGTAAATATTGAGAAAATAGCAAGCAATCAGTATCATTATTCAAATGCAGTCATTATTTGTTGCTACACATCACTGTAATGCCCATCAAACATAATATCACTACAAGGAGCAAGAATTCACAACTTACAAAAAAAGACACGTTACATTAATAACAGAACAGGTGCTAAAGCGCCAAAAAGCATTGATGAGAACTACAAGGTTCAATCTACATCAGAAAGCCTGCAAGAATTTGAAACTTCTATAATCCTACATGCTACATGCTAAAGATCTATCCAAGCAAAAGAACCAGTTGTGCGGTCTCTTCATCTCATGTCATTGCCTAAATTAAAACCTGTCGACGAAATAGACAACTACAGCTGTTAAATAATACAAATGCCAAACATGGCAGTATACACAAACAACAAAATGGCAAAGAATCAAGGCTGTATACTACAAGAAGGGTAACTTGCATCCCATTTGCCTTGCATTATCAACATAGTATCAGCGGAAGAATACGAATCAGCATCAAGAAATATAGCAGCATCACATAGCTCATTTATTTAATCTGATGTCAGTACTAAATGTTTGGAGCAAATTACTCCCTCCAACTCGGGCTTGGAAAAGGGAAAAATCCAGAAGGTGATAGAGGGAAACCATAACCAGGGGAGGGAGGTAGTGGAGGCCCAGGACCCAAAATCCCAGACTGGCTAGCGGACGAGAATGAGAAACCCGGTGAAATTGGGGGAAGATACTGGTAGCCTGGAGAAAGAAGAGGATAAGGTGAACGAGGTGACAACAGATTCCAGAAGCCAGTAGGATAAGGCACAAGAAATTGAGAATTTGGAGAGGGTAAAGGGGGAGGAGCCCCATGCATCCTAGGTGAAGGAAAAGTTGGTGGAGGACCATTCAAACGAGGTGATTCAAGAAGCGGTGTAGGGCCATTCAATCTAGGTGATGCAAGAAGGTGTGGACCTCCATTAATTCTTGGAGAAGGTAGCAGAGGCACACCAGGGTTAGGATGTGGATACGGTGGACGCAGAGATTGGGGTTGCTGGGGATCCTGGTCCATGATAGAATTTTGAAGGTAACGCATGTAAGCAGATATAGGAGACTCGGTAGTATTGGTCCAAACATCGGTAGGGGTTGGGGGCAACCATGCGGTTGGTGAAGGTTGCCGATCAAAGtggtgatgatgatgaggaggaggggGTCTCATATAGTTGTTGGCATTAGGAAGTTGTGCCGAAGGCTGTAATTGTGCTACCGGGTTCCGTAAATGATAATGACTTTGGACAGGAGGTCGACTAGTTGGCGCCAAAGGTGGAGGTCGAACTCTCTGTAACCTGTTATTAGGGGGTTTAGGTTGGTTTTGTAGAGGCCTGATTGGTTCTCGGGACGGTGAACCTGTGAGCTGCTGAACTATGTTTCGAAAATCGTTCTTATTAATATTATAGACACGGGGCTGAGGCTGCGGCCTGGAAGGGGTGGCAAAGTTAGGTTGGTGCAACGGACTTTTCTTAATGCTTTTACCAAACTTGTTTACCCCAAGATGATCAGCCTGCCTGCTATTTTGTTGATTGCTGGAATTATCCATAGCTTTTCAGACAGCACAAGCGCATAAAAAATCGACCTCTTTCTTCAACAAAAAACAACTACTTCCCAGAAACAGTGCATCAAATCATCCCAAAGGCGCAGCAATTAACCCAGATCTTATTTTATCACCTAAAAACCAAGAAACCCTTCGAACCCGTCAAATTATTGATCCCCATACATCCCAAAAATCGACcaagaaaaataatatcaaCTACGACTAGTTAGAACAAAACACAAATAGAACCAGCTGAAGATCGAAGGGGGGAGGAAATTTACTCCTTGCACCGTGGAAGAATGGACTCCAGTTCCGTGTGGATTTTGCAGAAGCTAAGCTAAATCTAGAACGAAAATGGTGAAGGGCGTTTGGTCAACGGGAAAGTGGAAGACAAAGAGAATGAAAATCGATTATTTATTAGTTAAAAAAGTATGAACATGTGGTTTCCCCCGGCGGCCCCTCAAAGGAGCAGGCGATAGCAGcacaaaattaattaaagggAACCCCGGcccttattttaattaaaaataattaacaatGGACCGGAAAGGccttctttatttatttattttaggtCACCTCTTCAATGGCCCAGTTTGTATGAGAGTACTGGACAAATAATAGAAACAATTCAATATGGGCCCGAAAGCCTATTTGTTTCGGCCTCATTTGTGTGACGGtactaaaataaattcttaatatACTTTTCGAATGAAATAATTTATAGCCGTGTAtgtaatttaaattatatttttgaaattactTCGTGAATTTATATGCGTGATTAGATCGTTAAAAATAACTTATACATCACAAAATTGTTTCACGTATTTATTTGCATGATGGATTTGAAACCTCTCTCGCTTTATTTTagttatggcaaaaacttgtgtaagaagatttcacgggtcatattttgtgatacgaatatcttatttgacacgaaaaaatattattttttatgctaaaaatattacttttttgttgtgaatatcggtaggattgacccgtttcatagataaaaattcgtgagaccgtctcacatgagATCTACTCGTTAGTTATTATCTTCAAGAGTTATCTAAAGTGGCCATTTAAAAAGATGAActtgattttgataaaatatTACATTCATGGATAATAGCGTAAATAATTTGAATACAAAAATTGTAAAAACATATAAGTgaaaaaagattttaaaaatatgtgaTACTATAAAATATAACCTTTTAAGTTTTACGACTTTTGTGATTCACAAATGCTGTTTGAGCTAAAGAAAGCacttttccattttcttcttcatatattcTCCGTAAGCTCAAACAATGTCTCTGCTACTGAGTCCCCATCCATCTCTCTTTCTGTACATATGTCCCAAATTCATCGTAAAATCACCGATACCCAGCTCTATTTTCTTCTCACCAAAGATCAGATCCAAGTTTCCCACGCGCTCCACGTATAACTTCTCCTTCAATGACCCCACGGATCCATCTTCTAAACCCGACATTTCATCAGATTCCGGGCCCGAAAATCCCTCTATTGTAGATGAGTGGGGTGAAAAGTCGGGTCCTGAGCCCGAACCCACGTCTAAACTCATTGGTACGGATCCCCCGATTGATGATGATGAATGGGGTGGTTCTGCTGTTATATCGGGTAATGGAAGCCCGGTTGTGAATGAGGAAGCTGGTGGGAACGTGGTGGAAGAAGAGAGGCTTCGGGAGCTGAAGCGAGCTTTGGTGGATACGGTTTACGGGTCGGACTTAGGATTTCGGGCCTCTGCCGAAGTTCGGGCGGAGACCCTCGAACTTGTATCACAGTTGGAGACCGCCAATCCAAATTCATCGCCAGTCGAGTGCCCGGAGTTGCTCGATGGAAACTGGGTTTTAGTGTGAGTTACTCTTCAGTTGCCATTCCTTTAATAAAATTGAATTTCGTGAAAGTTTACATTGTTAATTGTTATTTATCCCTTCAATGGCTCAATGCTGCCTTTTATGCACTTGTTAGTGCTTATTTGAATTGCTATATGGGAAGATTCCCGGTGGTGAACATAGATGTGAACATAGTATGCATATGTAATGAGATCATGATCGATGAATGAATATGGTATTAATGGATAGAGATCCGTGGATTGTTTCCCATATTATGCAGTTCTAattcctaataaaaaatttcttttcaaattcgatgggaatgcttaagccactaaCTCTAGGAGTGAACgtggtgatatttttattttttaagcgGTATTTATCAAAAAGTTGAGGAAAATTACTATATGTATACACGCAACAACGAACAAGACCTAGCGAAGCACAACTACAGTAAAAAGGGATGCATGATTTGATATGTAATTTTGAAGGAATACATTGTATAGTATGTACATCTCTATATTACTACATCACTCATACCTAGAATACATGTATAACTTTTTTTTATACTTACTAGCTGTAAGGAAATATCTAGAGTCCAGAGTTTATGTAAGCACGAATTCTGACTTGACGAACTATTTTCAGGTGCCATCTTTAGAAAGCCTACATTTACTTAGCAATACAGAAGAACCTCTCTATTCTCATACTATTGGGACCGAAGTTATTTTATTACTATGATGGGTTTATGACTTAATTGAGTTGTGgttatggaatttttatttttattttaatttgattattctTGTTGCAAATTATAAAGGGTTAGAATATGTATCgttttaatataattgataagtataaaatattaattctaagttattttggaaaattaaatAGAAGCAATTTGAAACTTCTAATTATTTGTATGCAGTGTTAAAACTGTGCAAAGTAATCTTAGAGGTTTGAATTTGTATTTGTTCAGCACCTTTTCGA is a window encoding:
- the LOC142552128 gene encoding plastoglobulin-1, chloroplastic-like, with the translated sequence MSLLLSPHPSLFLYICPKFIVKSPIPSSIFFSPKIRSKFPTRSTYNFSFNDPTDPSSKPDISSDSGPENPSIVDEWGEKSGPEPEPTSKLIGTDPPIDDDEWGGSAVISGNGSPVVNEEAGGNVVEEERLRELKRALVDTVYGSDLGFRASAEVRAETLELVSQLETANPNSSPVECPELLDGNWVLVFTAFSELLPLLAAGSIPFVKVEKIGQSIDTRSLTIENSTTLSTPTSTLSFSASASFEIRSPSRIQVEFKEGSFNPPEIKSSVDLPENINIFGQNINLSSVQQLLNPLQNSVAGIARAISGQSPLRIPIRGGQTKSWLLTTYLDKDLRISRGDGGLFVLVKEGSPLLD
- the LOC142552129 gene encoding protein HAIKU1-like — protein: MDNSSNQQNSRQADHLGVNKFGKSIKKSPLHQPNFATPSRPQPQPRVYNINKNDFRNIVQQLTGSPSREPIRPLQNQPKPPNNRLQRVRPPPLAPTSRPPVQSHYHLRNPVAQLQPSAQLPNANNYMRPPPPHHHHHFDRQPSPTAWLPPTPTDVWTNTTESPISAYMRYLQNSIMDQDPQQPQSLRPPYPHPNPGVPLLPSPRINGGPHLLASPRLNGPTPLLESPRLNGPPPTFPSPRMHGAPPPLPSPNSQFLVPYPTGFWNLLSPRSPYPLLSPGYQYLPPISPGFSFSSASQSGILGPGPPLPPSPGYGFPLSPSGFFPFPSPSWRE